The following proteins are encoded in a genomic region of Chryseobacterium cucumeris:
- a CDS encoding glycoside hydrolase family 127 protein, with the protein MTPKLSVILLCFASFASAQMNKKIHYFPLETVKLSESVFNKAMMADRQYLMAMEPDRLLAPYLKEAGLKPRADNYPNWENTGLDGHIGGHYISALSLMYASTGDTAIQQRIDYMINELERCQKTSPAGYISGIPNGKRIWKEIKQGNIRTSGFGLNDRWVPLYNIHKLYSGLRDAYWYAKNEKAKAMLVKLTDWMMNEVSDLSDEQIQDMLRSEHGGLNEVFADVYDITHDKKYLKLAHRFSHQAILTPLLSGEDKLTGLHANTQIPKVIGYKRIADLENNTSWSNAADFFWHNVTEKRSSVIGGNSVSEHFNPVNDFSSMIKSIEGPETCNTYNMLKLTKELYATQPESYYIDYYEKALYNHILSTENHDQGGFVYFTPMRPGHYRVYSQPQTSFWCCVGSGMENHAKYGEMIYARSDKDLYVNLFIPSTLTWKQQKVVLRQVNNFPEVPETTLIFDAAGKSEFDVKLRCPEWTTPSEVKILINGKQEKVQRGSDGYFTLTKKWKKGDVVKMILPMHLSAEQLPDRSSYYAFKYGPVVLAAKYGTENQQGLLADDSRGGHIAHGPQIPLNEIPVILGNSSEVVSHAEPSNNKPLNFTVTGLYPSEKFGKGLSLVPFYSIQAERYILYWPQADKNGIENILKQRAKEEAETRKLDMITADKIQLGEQQPESDHFIESKDSGTGYMEDRHFRDAKGWFSYRIKNTGKNASYLYLLYFDANTSRTLNIEINDKKIITQNLEGKSGSLPQYLIVPIPDSEKNKENLSVKFLADEKLMTAKVIEVRLLTENYEKK; encoded by the coding sequence ATGACCCCAAAACTTTCGGTTATTTTATTGTGTTTTGCTTCATTTGCCTCAGCGCAGATGAATAAGAAAATTCATTATTTCCCTTTGGAAACTGTAAAGTTATCAGAGAGTGTTTTCAATAAAGCTATGATGGCAGACCGTCAATATCTCATGGCAATGGAACCTGACAGGCTGCTGGCTCCTTATCTTAAAGAAGCCGGGTTGAAACCCAGGGCAGATAATTATCCCAATTGGGAAAATACAGGACTGGACGGTCACATAGGAGGACATTATATTTCCGCATTATCCCTGATGTATGCTTCTACAGGAGATACTGCGATACAACAGAGAATTGATTATATGATCAATGAACTGGAACGGTGCCAGAAAACCTCTCCGGCCGGATACATTTCAGGGATTCCTAACGGGAAAAGAATCTGGAAAGAAATAAAACAGGGAAATATTCGCACTTCAGGCTTCGGTTTGAACGACCGCTGGGTACCTTTATATAATATTCACAAACTTTACTCAGGGCTGCGCGATGCGTATTGGTATGCCAAAAATGAAAAAGCAAAGGCAATGCTTGTAAAGCTTACAGATTGGATGATGAATGAAGTGTCGGATCTTTCTGATGAACAGATACAGGATATGCTGCGCAGTGAACATGGAGGGCTCAACGAAGTTTTTGCAGATGTTTACGATATCACTCATGATAAAAAGTATCTGAAACTGGCTCACCGTTTTTCCCATCAGGCTATTCTTACACCGCTTTTATCAGGAGAAGATAAACTTACAGGACTGCATGCCAATACACAGATTCCAAAAGTAATCGGCTATAAACGTATTGCCGATCTTGAGAATAATACGTCCTGGAGTAATGCCGCTGATTTTTTCTGGCATAACGTTACAGAGAAAAGATCTTCAGTTATTGGCGGAAACAGTGTTAGTGAGCACTTTAACCCTGTCAATGATTTCAGCAGCATGATCAAAAGTATTGAAGGTCCCGAAACCTGCAATACCTATAATATGCTGAAGCTGACCAAAGAGCTTTATGCAACGCAGCCCGAATCGTATTATATAGATTATTACGAAAAAGCTTTATACAATCATATTCTTTCCACAGAAAATCATGATCAGGGAGGCTTTGTGTACTTTACGCCAATGCGTCCCGGACATTACCGTGTGTATTCGCAGCCTCAGACCAGCTTCTGGTGCTGTGTAGGATCCGGAATGGAAAACCATGCCAAATATGGAGAAATGATTTATGCCCGGTCGGATAAGGATTTATATGTGAACTTATTTATCCCTTCCACATTGACATGGAAACAGCAAAAAGTAGTGCTCCGCCAGGTCAATAACTTCCCGGAAGTTCCTGAAACAACATTGATCTTTGATGCTGCAGGAAAATCAGAATTTGATGTAAAACTTAGATGTCCCGAATGGACTACACCTTCGGAAGTAAAAATTCTGATCAACGGAAAACAGGAAAAAGTACAGCGAGGTTCTGACGGTTATTTTACGCTGACTAAAAAATGGAAAAAAGGTGATGTCGTGAAAATGATTTTACCTATGCATCTTTCCGCAGAACAGCTGCCTGACCGCTCCAGTTATTATGCATTTAAATACGGCCCTGTGGTGCTTGCCGCAAAATACGGGACCGAAAACCAACAGGGACTTCTTGCGGACGATAGCAGAGGAGGCCATATTGCTCATGGTCCGCAGATTCCTTTAAACGAAATTCCTGTTATCCTCGGAAATTCTTCAGAAGTTGTCAGTCATGCTGAGCCTTCGAACAATAAACCGCTCAACTTTACCGTTACAGGTCTTTATCCGTCTGAAAAATTCGGGAAAGGGCTCAGTCTTGTGCCGTTTTACAGTATTCAGGCAGAAAGATATATTTTATACTGGCCTCAGGCTGATAAAAACGGAATAGAAAATATTTTGAAGCAAAGGGCAAAAGAAGAAGCAGAAACCAGAAAGCTGGATATGATCACCGCAGATAAGATCCAATTGGGCGAACAGCAGCCGGAATCAGACCATTTTATAGAAAGCAAAGACTCTGGTACAGGATATATGGAAGACCGCCATTTCCGTGATGCCAAAGGCTGGTTCAGTTACCGGATTAAAAATACCGGAAAAAATGCTTCATACCTTTACCTGCTGTACTTTGATGCGAATACCAGCCGTACGCTGAATATTGAGATCAACGATAAAAAAATCATTACCCAAAATCTGGAAGGAAAGTCCGGAAGTTTACCTCAATATCTGATTGTTCCGATTCCGGATTCAGAAAAGAATAAAGAAAATCTTAGTGTAAAATTCCTTGCAGATGAAAAACTCATGACCGCTAAAGTCATTGAAGTCCGTTTACTGACAGAAAATTACGAAAAGAAATAA
- a CDS encoding NUDIX hydrolase has product MTEDYSQYPKHLVAVDCIIFGFDGENLKILLVKRNFEPQMGEWSLMGGFVGSEETSDEAANRVLCTLTGLENIYLEQLKCYTEINREPTARIMSISYYALINIEKNIQINEQYSAKWVELQKAPDLIFDHNEMVKDAVARLRRRASTGPIGFELLPEKFTMKDLQNLYEAIFNEKFDKRNFTSKINSMDILVNTNKKDMTSSRKGSFLYRFDEKKYNKKISRGFMFKI; this is encoded by the coding sequence ATGACTGAGGATTACTCCCAATATCCCAAACACCTTGTTGCCGTTGACTGTATCATTTTCGGTTTTGACGGCGAAAATCTTAAAATACTTTTGGTAAAAAGAAATTTTGAACCTCAAATGGGCGAATGGTCGTTGATGGGTGGCTTCGTTGGCAGTGAGGAAACCTCTGATGAGGCGGCCAACAGAGTTCTGTGTACATTGACCGGTCTTGAAAATATTTATCTTGAACAGCTGAAATGTTATACGGAAATTAACCGTGAGCCGACAGCCAGAATCATGTCTATCTCCTATTATGCACTGATCAATATTGAGAAAAACATCCAGATCAATGAGCAGTACAGTGCAAAATGGGTGGAACTGCAGAAAGCTCCTGACCTTATTTTCGATCATAACGAAATGGTAAAGGATGCTGTAGCAAGATTAAGAAGAAGAGCTTCCACAGGACCTATAGGATTTGAGCTTCTTCCTGAAAAGTTCACAATGAAAGATCTTCAGAATCTTTATGAAGCTATTTTTAATGAAAAATTTGACAAGCGGAATTTTACCAGCAAGATCAACAGTATGGATATCCTTGTGAATACGAATAAAAAGGATATGACTTCATCCAGAAAAGGGTCTTTTCTTTACCGGTTCGATGAAAAAAAATACAATAAAAAAATCTCGCGGGGATTTATGTTTAAAATCTGA
- a CDS encoding RICIN domain-containing protein, which translates to MKTNKMWLFLAFLLIILSSCSTMDEKNLLEDPDTNLSVGASARALAATPMLHVGGRYLKDPCDNNVVLHGVAITPSPWFNGCQYGANSGYCTWDNYNVQGALNYNKAVMNKLTSAADGWYLNYIRLHIDPYWTNDPGPAIPENDISRFNYNRLVTYTDQVIIPLINHARSLGMYVILRPPGVCPNRIAVNDAYHSYLKTVWTFLSQHPGLKNADNVMFELANEPVEILGTNGTWGSTGNEHFAALKNFFQPLVNIIRNNGANNVCWIPGTGWQSHYQGYVSNQITGGNIGYAVHIYPAYWGGLSNYQAFQNAWNINVKPIADIAPIAITETDWAPQGYGTFGIGTTGTAGGSGFGANLKYIVDQSGNVSWNVLAPDNLLHKGDPNAGTAYNNDWEACAAPVKQWFQQYASSNYPVGNCNTTSNLVNNGIYEIEFQTDANKVVDLKSGEDANGAVLRPWTRNGAAAQRWVAIDAGNGYWRFVSKASATNRCIDLASNSNTLGTSIRLWQNYGNDAQAWQVVAVSNGYYKILSKVDPTRGWDIPNCTMDGNSNLHLWDYYGTSCQLFKFKYIGMN; encoded by the coding sequence ATGAAAACAAACAAAATGTGGCTTTTTCTGGCCTTTCTGTTAATCATTCTTTCCAGCTGTTCTACGATGGATGAAAAAAATTTACTAGAAGACCCTGACACCAACTTAAGTGTCGGCGCTAGCGCAAGAGCGTTGGCAGCAACACCAATGCTGCATGTCGGAGGCAGATACCTTAAAGATCCCTGTGACAATAATGTTGTCTTACATGGTGTCGCCATAACTCCCAGCCCCTGGTTCAATGGCTGTCAGTATGGGGCTAATTCCGGCTACTGTACCTGGGATAATTACAATGTACAGGGCGCACTGAACTATAATAAAGCTGTCATGAACAAGCTCACCAGTGCTGCTGATGGCTGGTATCTCAATTACATCCGCCTCCATATTGATCCGTATTGGACCAATGATCCCGGACCGGCTATCCCAGAGAACGATATCTCAAGATTCAATTATAACCGCCTGGTAACTTATACAGATCAGGTGATAATCCCGCTGATTAACCATGCCCGCAGCCTGGGAATGTATGTCATCCTACGTCCGCCAGGCGTATGTCCAAATCGTATTGCTGTGAACGATGCCTATCATAGCTATCTTAAAACCGTATGGACCTTTTTGTCGCAACATCCGGGGCTAAAGAACGCTGACAATGTGATGTTCGAATTAGCCAACGAACCTGTTGAGATTCTGGGCACAAATGGCACATGGGGATCGACAGGAAACGAGCACTTTGCAGCACTTAAAAACTTCTTCCAGCCATTGGTTAACATTATTCGCAACAATGGAGCCAATAATGTTTGCTGGATACCGGGTACAGGATGGCAATCCCATTATCAAGGCTATGTCAGTAACCAGATTACAGGTGGTAATATTGGTTATGCTGTTCATATCTATCCGGCTTACTGGGGCGGTCTCAGCAACTATCAAGCCTTTCAGAACGCATGGAATATCAATGTTAAACCAATCGCAGACATTGCACCAATTGCCATTACCGAGACCGACTGGGCCCCGCAGGGCTATGGTACCTTCGGCATCGGTACAACAGGTACCGCAGGCGGAAGCGGATTTGGCGCCAATTTAAAATATATCGTGGATCAGTCAGGCAATGTAAGCTGGAATGTTCTTGCCCCGGATAACCTCCTCCACAAAGGCGATCCTAATGCAGGAACAGCCTACAACAACGATTGGGAAGCCTGCGCCGCACCAGTTAAACAGTGGTTCCAGCAATATGCATCCTCCAATTATCCTGTTGGAAACTGTAATACAACCAGCAACCTAGTTAATAATGGTATTTACGAGATCGAGTTTCAGACCGATGCCAATAAAGTAGTTGATCTAAAATCCGGAGAGGATGCCAATGGCGCAGTGTTAAGACCATGGACAAGGAATGGTGCTGCTGCACAACGCTGGGTTGCAATTGACGCCGGCAATGGTTACTGGCGTTTTGTATCCAAAGCGAGTGCAACCAATCGCTGCATTGACTTAGCCAGTAACAGCAATACACTGGGAACCTCGATCAGGCTTTGGCAGAACTATGGTAATGATGCACAAGCCTGGCAGGTAGTTGCTGTCTCCAATGGTTATTATAAAATCCTGTCCAAGGTGGACCCTACACGTGGCTGGGATATTCCCAACTGTACCATGGATGGCAATTCAAACTTACACCTTTGGGATTATTACGGTACTTCATGTCAATTGTTCAAGTTTAAATATATTGGAATGAACTGA